Sequence from the Phoenix dactylifera cultivar Barhee BC4 unplaced genomic scaffold, palm_55x_up_171113_PBpolish2nd_filt_p 000782F, whole genome shotgun sequence genome:
GTTTTCCCATAACTCTTCCTCATGATTAGTTTGAAGATGACTTTTCATCTTGATAAGATTGAATTTTATTAGGATAAAAACCGTAGAGAAAGTAAAGGCAATAAAAGTAATAACactaaacaaaatataaaaattaacatTAAGTCCTAACCATATTTCTTAATCAAGTAGTCGTTGCACATTTGTAGGCAtatgcagggaaaagaaaagttcCAACAATTAATTATAAATTAGTGAGAGACTAAATAAAAAGCTCATAGGTCCTGCAGGCGTGTGCTTGCATGTTTGTACCTGTGCATTTTTTATTGTATGATTCAACATAGAGGATAATTTCAACCTGATTAAagttgctgattttttacacATGAAAATATCTGTGCTGAACTTTATACGATGTCCGATatctgaaaaagaaaggagtTATGTATGTTTCACTAAAATCGTTCACCCAAAGCTGCTtttcaaatataaataatagaGCCTCTTTTGATGAATCAAAGATCCAAAACATGACATGACAGAAATACCAGAAACTCCCATAGAAATTTGCAGTATACCATATAAGACTGCAGGTGTAAACATTCGGGTTACATTATTTACATACCAGGATCATACAAATACTTCTTCATGAAGCAAATTATATAGCTCATTAACAACGTAGGGCTTAAAAAGAGCATGCACATTGACACTTAAAAATGCATCTATCAGCCATAGCTAAACATATATATGCTAAAGTACCTCTCTAAATGAACAAGCAACAAAATAGCAAATAACTTTTCACCCTTCAAACTCAGCATTGAATCCACCAAGATTGCAAGGAGGCGAAAAATTCCGTCGAGATGGTAGACCAGGAAATCCAATTCTGGGCATCCTTGGACCAAAACCTCCTATTGCTGGGAAACGGTCATAATCTCCACCAATCATTGGAAACCCATGTGGAACGGCTGGGTTAAACCTTGGAAAATAATTTCTGGGCCATACAAATGTTCTTTCCCTTTCAATCCACTTGTTAGTATTCTTTTTCTTGACCCAATGGaaagcatatttttctttccagCTTCTCCCTGCAACTTGCCTCTCATCCAGCAAACCAAACTCCTCCACAAACTTATGCTTCCAAAGCTCATCATCCGACGACAGGTACCTCAACTCGGAGCAAGTGCATGCAACCTTTGCAACATCAATACCGGGAATAAGCTCCAGAACCTTGATTTTGAGATCAACAGGAAGGAGCATGAAGCATGCCGGCAGAGGCAACCCATTCTTCTGACAGATATCAATTAAGAGATGTAAAGATAGCCCATCTTTCACTGCTTTCCAGAGTTGAAATATCTCCTTCTCTTCCGTTTGACCCATGGAATCCATATCCAAACTGAACAAATGCTCCAGCTTCGATCCATCGAAACACACACGATAAACATCTGGATGATCACCACTTACATACCCATAGACCGTTACATAATTTCCCATCACTGCAAACTTCAAGATGGCAATTTTCACCTGCTTTCCATCATTACCTAAGCCTACAAGACCAGGGAGAGTGTACTGAATGGACACTGCAGTAGTAGCTGCCGATGCCCATCCTTCCGGCAAGCGAGATCCATTGCCATCATAGACCAGAAAACCAGACTCCAGGAACACAGCATGGACAACAATAACCAGGCGCCCCAGAATGCCCTCGacctcccccttctcctcttccttgaCCCTCTTGAGGAACACCGGAACCGACACAGATTTCTTCGCTACAGGggactcctcctccacctccatgCGATCCTCCGGGTACTCGGCCGCCATCTCTTGAGTTCGGTTCGAATCCAGGGTTAGGGTGGGTCCCGACAGTGCATCTTGAACAGAAGGGACGGTGGAATTGGGGTTCTCTGCCACAATTTCTTCATGTCGGTTCGAATCTAGGGTCGCCGAGGTGTCCAAGATGGCATCTTTCTGGGAAGGGGCGTCGGAATCGGGGTTCTCCGGCGGTGGAATCGGGGCTGGAGTTGGGGATATGGTTTGAGAGTCGGGGgcgagggagaagaaaagaaggtcgCCGGCGGTGAGGCCGAGGGAGGGGAGGGAATCGCCCGGGGAAGGGGCGAAGAGCTCGTCGGTGCGATTGAGGGAAAGGCGGATCGAATCGGGAGAGATCGAGGGAGATAACTTGGACGCGATTAGGGTTTTGAGGTCGTGAAGGGAGGAGGCGTCGGGGGCCTCGACCCGGAGCGTCTCCTTCGTCGCCGTGGACCGGACTCGAAGCTTCATCGTTTCGTAGCGTGGGGAGGGTTGAAAGTAGCGGGTGGTGTCGGCCGACGAGCCGCGCCTCTGTGGCGAAGGAAGACGGAGCAACGGAGGGTATAGAGCGGTTGCACGCGTGTAAGATTTTGACACGTATGAGAGAAGAGCATTATACTGGTTCGCACCGGGTGTGATTTTGACACGTATCAGAGAAGAGCATGTTCTGGGTGGCACATGGTGATACGTGTGGAGACGATGAACACCTATTTGGTAGAGGTGCTGCTGGTGGATAGGGTCCGGGTTTGACTAAAATCCATACCGTTAATGGTTTCGAGCTCACTTTGGTTTCGTATCCGGTTCATTTAAAATCGGGTCAGATCTATGTTGGGATAACGAAATTCCGCATCAGAGTCGGTTCGGGCAGAGGCTGGGCCTAGATAACCACTAGGTATCAAGCATATTGTCTGGAAAAGTCAAACAAGCTAAAATATTCATGTCTtggaaaatttagaaaaacataCATTAATATCTTTTTTAAATTTGGACGAGAAATAAATAGACCTAAAAGTTTATAATCTTTTAattaatctctaaatttttttttttgtgtcgaCATAACTTAGTCATCCAACTACGTTAGAAATCATTATCACATAATTCTCACGATGACAACTTAATATCCCTACTATTCTTGAAATGCATTTCCCTCTAATTATAACCGAGCTTGCATTTTGGTGCCAACGAAAGAAGAGCCATATGGTAGTTGCATGATTATCTTCTTTAATTACCCGGCTATGAGGCTACAATATTCTGAATAGAAGAAGTCGAAAAATTTCAAACTTTTGGGGGTTTTCATATTTCTGCAATAAAGTTAAGGATGACAATATTGGTGGAAATATTTCTTGTTCCTTTTCTAATCCAAGCATCGGCTTATATGTAACTACATAGGACAACAAAAATGGTAAGTGTGGGTGTACAAAAATGGCAAGTCTGGTTGTAACAACTATGGAATGTTTACATACATAATTAGAGGAGAATATTCAAAGATAGCCCAACTGATTATGGTTGATCATGGCTTCAGTTAAGCCTTGATTGCTAAGATTATAGTCAACCTTTGATTGCCGAGATAATGGCTTGATTCTATCATTGATTTCTAGAGATTCCATTGATAGAAAATTAGTGGAGAATATTCAAAGATAGCACTGCTGGTTATGGCTTAAGTTGACCCTTGATTGCTAAGATTATTGTTGACCCTTAATTGTCGAGATCATGGCTTGATTTTATCCTTGATTCCTAAATTTCATTGACACTCTCCCTCAAATTGACGTTGGAAATGCAGAAACATCAATTTGTCAACTAGCAAAATATGCCGACTTCTATTCATAGCTTTGGTAAATATATCTGCAATCTGATGTTCAGAgcaaacataaaataaaataatagtagCTTGTTATAGAAGTTTCCTTACCTAATGGCAATCCACTTCTATGTTCTTAGTATGTTCATGAAAAATTGGATTGTTGGCTATCTAAACTGCACTGACATTATCTACATAAAGTCTTGTAGGAGTTTTCAAGTGTGCCCCAAGGTCAGTAAATAATCTACGGATACAGATATTTTCAGGACATGCTGCAGACATAGAATGATATTTCACCGTagcaaataatttgaaaatataatcCTGCTTCTTATACTTCAAAATATTAAAGATTCCCTAAAAACATACACCGACCAATAGTGGAGCAACAAAAATCTAAGCATCCAACTCAATGGGCATTAACGAACCTAGTGAGAATATGTGAGGATGAGGAAGAAAATAAGAGTCCACGCCCATGAGTTCATTTAAGTTAACGAATTACCTGGTGAAGTGCAGCCAAAAGAAGTTGACAAGGGTCAGACACAAATTAGCTTAGAACATGGACAACAAAGGATATATCTAGCCTTGTTATGGTGAGTTATGCCAAGTTTCCAACCATATTAGTCccatctctctttttctcttgtttttctcttcttctgtaaatattttaacaataAGAGTTTTCTATCATCCTTTTTGTATTTGACATTCCCTTCCATGGGAGTGAAAACATCTTTATCATCCATCAGGTGTGCTCTGAAAATGATATCCTCTATGTACTTGGTTTGGTTTAGTGTGTAAGCCTTTGGAAGTTGATGAAAGTTCAAGGCCCAAGAAATAAGTTAATGCTCCAAGGTCTTTCATCTGGAAAGATGTGTGAA
This genomic interval carries:
- the LOC103709865 gene encoding F-box protein SKIP22-like; the protein is MKLRVRSTATKETLRVEAPDASSLHDLKTLIASKLSPSISPDSIRLSLNRTDELFAPSPGDSLPSLGLTAGDLLFFSLAPDSQTISPTPAPIPPPENPDSDAPSQKDAILDTSATLDSNRHEEIVAENPNSTVPSVQDALSGPTLTLDSNRTQEMAAEYPEDRMEVEEESPVAKKSVSVPVFLKRVKEEEKGEVEGILGRLVIVVHAVFLESGFLVYDGNGSRLPEGWASAATTAVSIQYTLPGLVGLGNDGKQVKIAILKFAVMGNYVTVYGYVSGDHPDVYRVCFDGSKLEHLFSLDMDSMGQTEEKEIFQLWKAVKDGLSLHLLIDICQKNGLPLPACFMLLPVDLKIKVLELIPGIDVAKVACTCSELRYLSSDDELWKHKFVEEFGLLDERQVAGRSWKEKYAFHWVKKKNTNKWIERERTFVWPRNYFPRFNPAVPHGFPMIGGDYDRFPAIGGFGPRMPRIGFPGLPSRRNFSPPCNLGGFNAEFEG